One window of Corynebacterium doosanense CAU 212 = DSM 45436 genomic DNA carries:
- a CDS encoding cupin domain-containing protein: MIFAQPETIGDPDDPQSLAVRLIADSSDTGGVASVEQVQLPAGAPGAPPHLHKLSSEIFYVLNGKLDMLIQDKIVRISAGELAVVPEMTTHAFGAVKGVPAEVLITITPGVDRFEYFRVLERIERGDVAPTSLSQRQAEFDTYFCYSPKWNEFRSRNE; this comes from the coding sequence GTGATTTTTGCACAACCTGAAACCATCGGAGACCCCGACGACCCCCAAAGTTTGGCGGTGAGACTGATTGCCGATTCGTCCGACACTGGAGGGGTTGCCAGCGTCGAGCAAGTACAGCTTCCCGCAGGCGCGCCCGGTGCACCCCCACACCTCCACAAGCTGAGCTCCGAGATCTTCTATGTCCTGAATGGGAAACTCGACATGCTCATTCAAGACAAAATAGTCCGAATCTCCGCGGGCGAGCTGGCTGTTGTCCCCGAAATGACGACCCACGCGTTTGGCGCCGTAAAGGGCGTTCCTGCAGAAGTTCTCATCACGATCACACCAGGTGTGGACCGGTTCGAATATTTCCGCGTCCTCGAACGGATCGAACGTGGCGATGTTGCCCCTACGAGCCTTTCGCAGCGCCAGGCAGAATTCGACACCTACTTTTGCTACTCACCGAAGTGGAATGAATTTCGATCCCGCAATGAATAG
- a CDS encoding YceI family protein, protein MKKSRVNPKIVITVGVVLIVLLAAVALVPVLWAAIAGPGVKTGPLDASDAEPATTDINGTWQVTPGTPPNTSSVGFTFDEILPNEERSTSGSTQGVSGSVVVEEGQITAGEIIVDMTNVVTDRDVRDESVRNKLFETSRFPTAAFHITDPVDVSHVPDDGTAVPVELTGDLTIKGHTHEITHTFDALRDGDSIVISGSPVIDRNDYGVESPEMIAAKIADEGTIDLRLSFRKDH, encoded by the coding sequence ATGAAGAAGTCACGAGTCAACCCGAAAATCGTCATCACCGTCGGCGTGGTGCTCATCGTGCTGCTGGCTGCGGTCGCACTGGTGCCCGTTCTCTGGGCGGCCATCGCCGGACCAGGTGTGAAGACGGGTCCGCTGGACGCCTCGGACGCAGAGCCCGCCACCACCGACATCAACGGCACCTGGCAGGTCACCCCGGGCACCCCGCCCAACACCTCGTCCGTGGGTTTCACCTTCGACGAGATCCTGCCTAATGAGGAGCGTTCCACCTCGGGCTCCACCCAGGGCGTCTCCGGTTCCGTCGTCGTGGAGGAAGGCCAGATCACCGCGGGCGAGATCATCGTCGACATGACCAACGTCGTCACCGACCGGGACGTGCGCGACGAGAGCGTGCGCAACAAACTCTTCGAGACCTCGAGGTTTCCCACCGCGGCCTTCCACATCACCGATCCCGTCGACGTGTCCCACGTGCCCGACGACGGCACCGCCGTCCCCGTGGAACTCACGGGTGATCTGACCATCAAGGGCCACACCCACGAGATCACCCATACCTTCGACGCGCTTCGCGACGGCGATTCCATCGTGATCTCCGGAAGCCCCGTCATCGACCGCAACGACTATGGGGTGGAATCACCCGAGATGATCGCCGCGAAAATCGCCGATGAGGGAACCATCGACCTCCGGCTGAGCTTCCGTAAGGACCACTGA
- a CDS encoding RNA polymerase-binding protein RbpA: MADRVLRGSRMGAVSYETDRDHDLAPRQMVKYRTPDGEIFDVPFADDAEIPVEWLCKNGQVGTLIEGEGVESKAVKPPRTHWDMLRERRSLEELDVLLEERLDILRKRRRSAARLLKEQQEEQANS, encoded by the coding sequence ATGGCAGACCGCGTACTCCGTGGCAGCCGCATGGGTGCCGTCAGTTACGAGACGGATCGTGACCACGACCTCGCTCCGCGTCAGATGGTCAAGTACCGCACCCCGGACGGCGAGATCTTCGACGTCCCCTTCGCTGACGACGCCGAGATTCCCGTCGAATGGCTGTGCAAGAACGGCCAGGTAGGCACCCTCATCGAGGGCGAGGGGGTCGAGTCCAAGGCGGTCAAGCCGCCGCGCACCCACTGGGACATGCTCCGTGAGCGCCGCTCCCTCGAGGAGCTCGATGTCCTGCTCGAGGAGCGCCTGGACATCCTGCGCAAGCGTCGTCGCAGCGCGGCCCGTCTGCTCAAGGAGCAGCAGGAGGAGCAGGCGAACAGCTAG
- a CDS encoding polyprenol monophosphomannose synthase, producing MANPSDNTLVIIPTYNEIENLPIIVRRVLESTPSAHVLVVDDNSPDGTGDKADELAAEHDTVHVLHRTTKDGLLGAYLAGFRWGLDEGYDVLVQMDADGSHAPEQLQRLLDQIDDGADLVIGSRYVDGGEVVNWPKNRFLLSRGGNLYIGAALGTGLTDMTAGYRAIRREVLEALDLNELSTAGYIFQVHLAFKAWEQSFDVREVPITFTERTLGESKLDGSFVKDSLLEVTKWGVAHRATQAKNFAEEMGKLAAHEAHTAGLDRLPARIRERAAYARDFAGEMISLGKHELEGLKR from the coding sequence ATGGCTAACCCAAGCGACAACACCCTGGTGATCATCCCGACGTACAACGAGATCGAGAACCTGCCCATCATTGTGCGCCGGGTCCTCGAATCGACGCCGTCGGCGCACGTCCTCGTCGTCGACGACAACAGCCCCGACGGCACCGGCGACAAGGCCGACGAGCTGGCTGCCGAGCACGACACCGTCCATGTCCTGCACCGCACCACCAAGGACGGGCTGCTCGGCGCGTACCTGGCGGGATTCCGCTGGGGCCTGGACGAGGGCTACGACGTGCTGGTGCAGATGGACGCCGACGGCTCCCACGCCCCGGAGCAGCTGCAGCGCCTGCTGGACCAGATCGACGATGGGGCCGACCTGGTCATCGGCTCGCGTTACGTCGACGGCGGCGAGGTGGTCAACTGGCCGAAGAACCGTTTCCTGCTCTCCCGGGGTGGCAACCTCTACATCGGTGCCGCCCTGGGCACCGGCCTCACCGACATGACCGCCGGCTACCGGGCGATCCGCCGCGAGGTCCTCGAGGCTCTCGACCTCAACGAGCTGTCCACCGCCGGGTACATCTTCCAGGTCCATCTCGCGTTCAAGGCCTGGGAGCAGAGCTTCGACGTGCGTGAGGTCCCGATCACCTTCACCGAGCGCACGCTGGGGGAGTCCAAGCTGGACGGGTCCTTCGTCAAGGATTCCCTCCTCGAGGTGACCAAGTGGGGCGTGGCGCACCGCGCCACCCAGGCCAAGAACTTCGCCGAGGAGATGGGCAAGCTCGCCGCCCACGAGGCGCACACCGCAGGACTCGATCGTCTGCCCGCGCGGATCCGCGAGCGCGCGGCCTACGCCCGCGACTTCGCTGGCGAGATGATCTCCCTGGGCAAGCACGAGCTCGAGGGCCTTAAGCGCTAA
- the lnt gene encoding apolipoprotein N-acyltransferase, translating to MTLLIQLVLAAASGWLAYASYEPIGWWPAAIIGIGLLYFTLGFRRPSLRRGALIGFVHALVMYLFALPWIGELVGTFPYVALAASCALYAILTGVGGAAIARWKWGFLAFPLLYVAVEHLRSSVPFGGFAWVRLAWGQVNGPLAELSSWGGPALVTFAAALAGTALCALALSLLHRPTPAGLRVAGALGIIAPLGLGIIAGLGSSPNTGEVNVAAIQGNVPRLGLDFNAQRRAVLSNHVRVTEELAARGERPDLVIWPENSSDVNPFQDRQAAQLINEAVAAVGAPVLVGTITTDEAGYYNTMQVFDPEDGAGEYHRKVYLQPFGEYMPMRDFFRKFTDMVDLASDFSPGDGNFTVTMNDVTVGVATCFEVIKDDAYRTSIANGAQILVTPTNNATFGFSDMTYQQLAMSRMRAIETDRAVVIAATSGVSAIVHPDGSVSQQSEIFEPAALTETLPLKDTVTPAATLGAMIQWALTIMGVVFTVAALATTRSRK from the coding sequence GTGACCCTTCTCATCCAGCTAGTGTTGGCGGCCGCTTCGGGCTGGCTCGCCTACGCCTCCTATGAACCCATCGGCTGGTGGCCCGCGGCCATCATCGGGATTGGGCTGCTCTATTTCACTCTGGGGTTCCGGCGCCCCTCTCTCCGCCGGGGCGCCCTCATCGGTTTCGTGCACGCCCTGGTCATGTACCTGTTCGCCCTGCCCTGGATCGGCGAGCTGGTGGGCACCTTCCCCTACGTGGCGCTGGCCGCCAGTTGTGCCCTCTACGCCATCCTCACCGGCGTCGGCGGGGCAGCGATTGCCCGGTGGAAGTGGGGATTCCTCGCCTTCCCGTTGCTCTATGTCGCCGTCGAACACCTGCGCAGCTCCGTGCCCTTCGGCGGTTTCGCCTGGGTGCGCCTGGCGTGGGGTCAGGTGAACGGGCCACTCGCCGAGCTCTCTTCCTGGGGCGGTCCCGCCCTGGTGACCTTCGCCGCCGCCCTCGCAGGCACGGCATTGTGCGCGCTCGCTCTCAGCCTGCTTCACCGCCCCACGCCGGCGGGCCTGCGGGTCGCCGGCGCCCTCGGAATCATCGCCCCGCTGGGGCTGGGCATCATCGCTGGCCTGGGGAGCTCTCCCAACACCGGTGAGGTCAATGTCGCCGCGATCCAGGGCAATGTGCCGCGCCTCGGCCTTGACTTCAACGCCCAGCGGCGTGCGGTGCTGTCCAACCACGTGCGGGTGACCGAAGAGCTGGCCGCTCGTGGCGAACGTCCTGACCTGGTGATCTGGCCGGAGAACTCCTCCGATGTCAATCCCTTCCAGGATCGGCAGGCCGCACAGCTCATCAACGAGGCCGTGGCGGCCGTCGGGGCACCGGTCCTCGTGGGCACGATCACCACCGATGAGGCCGGCTACTACAACACCATGCAGGTCTTCGACCCGGAGGACGGCGCGGGGGAGTACCACCGTAAGGTCTACCTCCAGCCCTTTGGCGAGTACATGCCCATGCGAGACTTCTTCCGCAAGTTCACCGACATGGTGGACCTGGCCAGCGATTTCAGTCCGGGGGACGGGAACTTCACCGTCACCATGAACGATGTCACGGTCGGCGTGGCCACCTGCTTCGAGGTGATCAAGGACGACGCCTACCGCACGTCCATCGCCAACGGCGCGCAGATCCTGGTCACCCCGACAAACAACGCCACCTTCGGCTTCAGCGACATGACCTATCAGCAGCTCGCCATGAGCAGGATGCGCGCCATTGAGACGGACCGCGCCGTGGTCATCGCGGCGACGTCCGGAGTGTCGGCGATCGTGCATCCGGACGGCTCCGTCTCCCAGCAGTCGGAGATCTTCGAGCCGGCCGCGCTGACCGAGACACTCCCGCTCAAGGACACCGTGACGCCTGCGGCGACGCTCGGCGCAATGATCCAGTGGGCTCTGACTATTATGGGTGTCGTCTTCACCGTGGCCGCTCTGGCGACCACCCGGTCCCGCAAATAG
- a CDS encoding FxsA family protein, which translates to MPFALVVAYIALEAVVFYLVATWIGVGWALLAFFGLMIVGGLFGLSQLRSVTGKAAQAAQEAQEGGSSAAGSGQVSAGKIAGELGLIMVGTLLAATPGFVTGVVGLLFIFPPTRALLRKFVAAQVTKSVESFGTRMYTRSPMSQNHTNYGHFVIDEDPEELRP; encoded by the coding sequence ATGCCGTTTGCTCTAGTAGTTGCCTATATCGCCCTCGAAGCCGTCGTGTTCTACCTGGTTGCCACCTGGATCGGGGTCGGTTGGGCGTTGCTCGCCTTCTTCGGTCTCATGATCGTCGGTGGACTCTTCGGATTGAGCCAGTTGCGCTCGGTGACGGGAAAGGCGGCCCAGGCTGCTCAGGAGGCTCAGGAGGGAGGCAGCAGTGCCGCTGGGAGCGGGCAGGTCAGCGCCGGAAAGATCGCCGGTGAGCTCGGGCTCATCATGGTGGGCACCCTGCTCGCCGCCACGCCGGGATTTGTCACCGGCGTCGTCGGACTGCTGTTCATCTTCCCCCCGACCCGCGCGCTGCTGCGGAAGTTTGTCGCTGCCCAGGTGACCAAGTCGGTGGAGAGCTTTGGCACCCGGATGTACACCCGGTCGCCGATGTCGCAGAACCACACCAACTACGGCCACTTCGTCATTGACGAGGATCCCGAGGAACTCCGCCCGTGA
- a CDS encoding lipase family protein: MVTYHAGSGRRLASTLGPIAADTFAGLFRGYLPQRPPESYAPGADAGTLLRSWPIPAVGLRGRQQATSFDYVTTDSRGQGLVASGALFRSGRPGPLVGFAPSTQGVARHCNPSYSCSVGLRGFWPPDFIAAYEQPSINWFLDAGADVVLIDYPRDPVHNVQLYCDHLAGANALADAVTVARCLGAGGTLGLWGFSQGGGAVGAYLEHGAGEKPAAAVVGAPPARLDDVVDHVDGSLVSGVIAYTVAGLMVSDEDIHAEIAGQLTPRGLKQLDDNLATCSGGSLLTSGWHHTSTWTASGRPLGELIDELPATSAEIGRRRLGAHDPDVPVRLWGSIHDDVIPFPMIDKLHQAWPSAEWHARELRRIPGRTGLNHFAPYFQWLPDDSAWLLGHLR; the protein is encoded by the coding sequence ATGGTTACCTACCACGCGGGTTCGGGGCGTCGATTAGCGTCGACCCTGGGCCCCATCGCGGCCGACACCTTTGCGGGCCTGTTCCGCGGCTACCTTCCGCAACGCCCGCCGGAGTCCTACGCCCCCGGCGCCGACGCGGGCACACTGTTGCGCTCCTGGCCGATCCCCGCGGTCGGGCTGCGCGGGCGGCAGCAGGCCACCAGCTTCGATTACGTCACCACCGACTCCCGCGGGCAGGGGCTCGTGGCCAGCGGCGCGCTCTTTCGCTCCGGCCGCCCGGGTCCGTTGGTCGGTTTCGCGCCGTCGACACAGGGCGTGGCCCGGCACTGCAATCCCTCCTACAGCTGTTCCGTTGGACTGCGCGGCTTCTGGCCGCCGGACTTCATCGCCGCCTACGAGCAGCCCTCCATCAACTGGTTCCTCGACGCGGGCGCGGACGTGGTGCTCATCGACTATCCACGTGACCCCGTGCATAACGTCCAGCTCTACTGCGACCACCTCGCCGGCGCGAACGCGTTGGCCGACGCCGTCACCGTCGCCCGGTGCCTCGGCGCGGGTGGCACGCTCGGGCTGTGGGGCTTCTCACAGGGCGGCGGGGCCGTGGGCGCCTACCTCGAACACGGGGCGGGAGAGAAGCCGGCGGCGGCCGTGGTCGGTGCTCCGCCGGCGCGTCTCGACGACGTCGTCGACCACGTCGACGGCTCCCTCGTCTCCGGGGTCATCGCCTACACCGTCGCCGGCCTCATGGTCTCTGACGAGGACATCCACGCAGAAATCGCCGGACAGCTTACCCCTCGCGGGCTGAAGCAACTCGACGACAACCTGGCCACCTGCTCCGGCGGCTCCCTGCTGACCTCGGGTTGGCACCACACCTCGACGTGGACCGCCTCGGGCAGGCCACTGGGGGAGCTTATCGACGAACTCCCAGCCACCAGCGCAGAAATAGGCCGTCGCCGTCTCGGAGCCCACGACCCCGACGTCCCGGTTCGGCTGTGGGGATCGATTCATGATGACGTCATTCCCTTCCCGATGATCGATAAGCTTCACCAGGCCTGGCCCAGCGCTGAGTGGCATGCGCGGGAACTGCGCCGGATCCCAGGCCGGACCGGGCTCAACCACTTCGCCCCGTATTTCCAGTGGCTTCCCGACGACTCCGCCTGGCTGCTTGGCCACCTCCGCTAA
- a CDS encoding ATP-binding protein, whose amino-acid sequence MIIKSIRYLGIKGASKPVEIFLDPATTVLCGKNDAGKSTALEAMNLFFNGKQIPEPLVTKINGIAIESSWVEIVFDDVPSDIVIDSTAKTTLADELLLTPEGMLRIKRDFTGSKPKTTIIAPHPVLAENQTSLLELKIKDLKNLVSEWGIGDRVADHRSSGAYRRALYTEMDRFILLDEYELSNPDSDLKDFVARLNDVLPSFSLFKAEQVSNEGESFIQSPATAVVERVLKSHSESLGKVTKMIIRDMEIQFRAVADELGRIAPSLATTFHPDDLKPDWKKAFSKASFVDHMGVPLSMRGSGMRRLALLSFFRAQIGSNMSSNHIYAVEEPEVFLHPKLQTEIWSTLFDLSSGGGQQIILTTHSPNFVRLAPVDSIRYITDDSVHWYSPGGMGTVASASDLLPLIQSSLGVLSDHNVKCFLLVEGSRDIESLTRLFSTEIAEKEFGLGSAVDDGRLMMLPIGGCGATSIWSGRLDSLDRTVIQLLDGDKPPYEHKSEYSLEEDGFCVTAKLDVRELENTLPRNRVIEILTETWGYAGSGLDPQALEAQLEDFLPQDETHYSICDIPTSCAEAFYMASGSPIDSRSGTVSDDDRIRIRDKEAKVKYILARAFGQCDANDLNYIKATNLGSLLKLLQGLVA is encoded by the coding sequence ATGATCATCAAATCGATACGATACCTAGGGATCAAGGGTGCCTCGAAACCCGTTGAAATCTTCCTCGATCCGGCAACCACGGTGCTATGCGGAAAAAATGATGCTGGTAAGTCGACAGCACTCGAAGCGATGAACCTCTTTTTCAATGGGAAGCAGATCCCAGAACCTCTTGTAACTAAAATCAATGGGATTGCCATCGAATCATCCTGGGTTGAAATAGTATTCGACGACGTTCCGTCCGATATCGTTATCGATTCGACCGCAAAGACGACATTGGCCGACGAGTTACTCCTAACCCCTGAAGGAATGTTGAGGATAAAGAGAGATTTCACCGGAAGTAAACCAAAAACCACGATTATCGCACCGCACCCAGTCTTGGCAGAGAATCAAACATCACTCTTGGAATTGAAAATAAAAGACCTTAAAAATCTGGTTAGTGAATGGGGAATAGGTGACAGGGTAGCCGACCACCGATCTTCCGGAGCTTATAGGCGCGCACTATATACCGAAATGGATAGATTTATCTTACTTGACGAGTATGAGCTGTCCAATCCGGACTCTGATTTAAAGGACTTCGTCGCTAGACTCAACGACGTACTCCCCTCGTTTTCCCTCTTTAAAGCAGAACAAGTTTCCAACGAAGGGGAGTCGTTTATTCAAAGCCCAGCAACCGCCGTGGTCGAACGGGTGCTTAAATCGCACTCCGAATCACTCGGCAAAGTCACCAAAATGATCATTCGAGACATGGAGATTCAGTTCCGGGCAGTTGCCGATGAACTGGGTCGGATCGCACCCTCACTCGCTACTACTTTCCATCCGGATGATCTCAAGCCCGACTGGAAGAAGGCCTTTTCCAAGGCCTCCTTCGTGGACCACATGGGCGTTCCGCTGAGCATGCGAGGAAGCGGAATGCGCCGATTGGCATTATTAAGCTTCTTTCGAGCCCAGATCGGCTCGAACATGAGTTCCAATCATATCTATGCGGTAGAAGAACCTGAAGTTTTCCTTCACCCCAAACTTCAAACCGAGATTTGGAGCACCCTTTTCGATTTATCGAGTGGAGGTGGACAGCAGATAATCCTTACCACCCATTCTCCAAACTTTGTGCGTCTGGCACCGGTCGATTCCATTCGATATATCACCGATGACTCAGTACATTGGTATTCTCCTGGAGGCATGGGCACCGTGGCTTCGGCTAGTGATTTGCTTCCGTTAATTCAGTCCTCATTAGGAGTGCTTTCAGATCATAATGTCAAATGCTTCCTACTAGTCGAGGGTTCCAGAGACATTGAAAGCTTGACTCGGCTGTTTTCAACCGAAATCGCAGAGAAAGAATTTGGCCTTGGTTCGGCCGTTGATGATGGACGGCTGATGATGCTTCCGATTGGCGGATGCGGTGCTACGAGTATTTGGTCTGGCCGTTTAGACTCATTGGATCGAACTGTAATACAGTTACTAGACGGGGATAAACCTCCCTACGAGCATAAATCAGAGTATTCTCTCGAGGAAGACGGTTTCTGCGTGACTGCTAAGTTGGACGTAAGGGAATTGGAGAATACACTTCCACGTAATCGCGTAATTGAGATCTTGACAGAAACTTGGGGGTACGCTGGCTCTGGGCTGGATCCACAGGCTCTGGAAGCCCAGCTCGAGGACTTTTTACCCCAAGACGAAACTCATTATTCTATTTGCGATATTCCGACTTCTTGCGCTGAAGCTTTCTATATGGCGTCCGGGTCCCCCATCGACTCGAGATCCGGTACTGTTTCAGATGACGATCGCATACGCATTAGGGATAAGGAAGCCAAGGTTAAATATATTCTTGCGCGGGCCTTCGGGCAATGTGATGCTAACGATTTGAACTATATAAAAGCCACTAATTTAGGTAGCCTCCTCAAGCTGCTTCAGGGCCTAGTGGCGTAA
- a CDS encoding SDR family NAD(P)-dependent oxidoreductase yields MSILLLGATSDIGTEIVKLIGEGEQVVLAARDPEKIPELPGTTHTLAFEATDLDSHRALVEEAERLAGPIDTAIVAFGILGDQERAETDEHHAAEIALVDYVAQISMLTVLADHMSSGRIVAFSSIAGWRPRRANYVYGSTKAGLDAFCQGLADRLHGTDLELYIARPGFVIGSMTEGMSPAVMSVRPEQVARAVVERFGRPGTFWIPPGLLVLATIMNLVPRPIWRHMPR; encoded by the coding sequence ATGAGCATCCTCCTCCTCGGCGCGACCAGCGACATCGGCACGGAAATCGTCAAGCTGATCGGGGAGGGGGAGCAGGTGGTCCTCGCAGCCAGGGACCCGGAGAAGATCCCGGAGCTGCCCGGAACCACCCACACGCTGGCCTTCGAGGCCACCGACCTCGACTCTCACCGGGCGCTCGTCGAGGAGGCGGAACGCCTTGCCGGGCCCATCGACACCGCCATCGTGGCCTTCGGCATCCTCGGGGATCAGGAGCGCGCGGAGACGGATGAACACCATGCCGCCGAGATAGCCCTGGTGGATTATGTCGCCCAGATCTCCATGCTCACCGTTCTCGCCGACCACATGAGCTCCGGGCGCATCGTGGCGTTTTCCTCCATCGCCGGCTGGAGGCCTCGGCGCGCCAACTACGTCTACGGCTCCACCAAGGCCGGCCTCGACGCCTTCTGCCAGGGACTCGCCGACCGCCTCCACGGCACCGACCTGGAGCTCTACATCGCGCGTCCCGGGTTTGTCATCGGCTCGATGACCGAGGGCATGTCACCCGCGGTGATGTCGGTGCGCCCGGAGCAGGTCGCCCGCGCGGTGGTCGAGCGCTTCGGTCGCCCCGGCACCTTCTGGATCCCACCGGGGCTGCTCGTCCTGGCCACCATCATGAATCTGGTGCCACGCCCGATCTGGCGGCACATGCCACGGTGA
- a CDS encoding M24 family metallopeptidase, which yields MNEQHRMERAQRLVTQQGLAGLIIGTGPEMAYFTGHGEGSHERLTCLVITADSHRIVAPMTDLAGFDSAIGWRDGQDAHALAVEILPPGPVALGSSLTTHHVLRFGELIDAPLTHLPAGLFDVKEDAEIAELRRAGQAIDRVHAQVPGLLLPGRTEADVAAELHHLILAEHDVVDFVIVGSGPNGANPHHSFSGRVLQPGDPVVVDLGGTLNSGYHSDCTRTYVVPGAQAPEDFCRAYEAVRAGYLAALEKARPGVTAGEVDGAARASISDAGWGEYFTHRTGHGIGLSTHEEPFIIAGSERVLERGMAFSIEPGVYVPGRWGIRIEDIVVLGEELERLNVQPTVIR from the coding sequence ATGAATGAGCAGCACCGCATGGAACGCGCACAACGTTTGGTCACCCAGCAAGGCCTCGCCGGGCTGATCATCGGCACCGGCCCCGAGATGGCGTACTTCACCGGGCACGGCGAGGGCTCGCACGAGCGGCTGACCTGCCTGGTCATCACGGCGGACTCCCACCGCATCGTCGCGCCCATGACCGACCTCGCGGGTTTCGACTCCGCCATCGGCTGGCGCGACGGGCAGGACGCCCACGCCCTCGCCGTGGAGATCCTGCCCCCGGGCCCGGTGGCACTGGGTTCGTCCCTGACTACCCACCACGTGCTGCGTTTCGGAGAGCTTATCGACGCCCCGCTCACGCACCTGCCCGCCGGGCTCTTCGACGTCAAGGAGGACGCGGAGATCGCCGAGCTGCGCCGCGCGGGACAGGCGATCGACCGCGTGCACGCCCAGGTCCCGGGCCTGCTGCTGCCCGGACGCACCGAGGCCGACGTTGCCGCGGAGCTGCACCACCTCATCCTCGCTGAGCACGACGTGGTGGACTTTGTCATCGTCGGTTCCGGGCCGAACGGCGCGAATCCGCACCACTCCTTTTCCGGCCGGGTGCTGCAGCCGGGAGATCCGGTGGTGGTCGATCTCGGCGGCACGTTGAACTCCGGGTATCACTCGGACTGCACCCGCACCTACGTGGTTCCGGGCGCGCAGGCGCCGGAGGATTTCTGCCGTGCCTACGAGGCGGTGCGCGCGGGCTACCTAGCTGCGCTGGAGAAGGCTCGGCCCGGGGTGACGGCGGGTGAGGTCGATGGGGCTGCGAGGGCGTCGATAAGCGATGCCGGATGGGGCGAGTACTTCACCCACCGCACGGGCCACGGGATCGGGCTGTCCACGCACGAGGAGCCGTTCATCATCGCGGGCAGTGAGCGGGTCCTGGAGCGCGGGATGGCGTTTTCCATCGAACCGGGGGTGTATGTGCCGGGGCGGTGGGGGATCCGGATCGAGGACATCGTGGTGCTGGGCGAGGAGCTGGAACGGTTGAATGTTCAACCCACAGTGATAAGGTAG
- a CDS encoding trypsin-like peptidase domain-containing protein — MHPVRLTRRGSFCTGTLIAADLTPREQHRTRFVLTCAHFFRESDEAHVRGRGFTRRVVAVHRVPGTDIAVAEMDRPAPPTTVPRVARTPLPLGARVLTDAASGLREGRALLPLPFALSRVSTLVRPAHLLRSGAIKGDSGAAVLHEGAVYATQALVFDPGGRNLGLATVAPVAPYWHTLRCLLRR, encoded by the coding sequence ATGCACCCGGTCCGACTCACCCGCCGCGGCTCCTTCTGTACCGGCACGCTCATCGCCGCCGACCTCACCCCGCGCGAGCAGCACCGCACCCGGTTCGTGCTCACCTGCGCGCACTTCTTCCGGGAGAGCGACGAGGCACACGTGCGCGGACGGGGATTCACCCGCCGGGTCGTGGCCGTGCACCGCGTGCCCGGCACGGACATCGCCGTGGCGGAGATGGACCGGCCCGCGCCGCCGACCACCGTCCCGCGGGTCGCCCGGACTCCCCTGCCCCTGGGCGCGCGTGTCCTCACCGACGCGGCCTCCGGCCTGCGGGAGGGACGGGCACTGCTGCCGCTGCCCTTCGCGCTGTCTCGCGTATCGACGCTCGTGCGCCCGGCCCACCTCCTGCGCAGCGGTGCGATTAAGGGGGACTCCGGCGCCGCCGTCCTCCACGAGGGCGCGGTCTATGCCACCCAGGCCCTGGTCTTCGACCCGGGCGGGCGCAACCTCGGGCTGGCGACGGTCGCTCCCGTCGCCCCGTACTGGCACACGCTGCGTTGTCTGCTCAGGCGCTGA